The Anaerolineae bacterium sequence GTCTGGGGGCATGAGTACACGGATGAGTTCAATTACCTGAAGGTCTATATCAACCGCCTGCGCTCTAAAATCGAGCCAGACCCCCGCAATCCCCGCTATATCCTGACCGAGTACGGATTCGGCTACTCCTTCCGCGCGCCAGGCGGAAAACCCGCCGGCACGCCCCAAAATTAACTACTTTTTAACCGCTTTTATCCTGCCTGTTGACCGCGCCGCGCTACCCTATTAATAGGGTGAGGAGATTTTCCACAGCACAGGAGCACTGCTGACGTGACGGGCCTGACACTGCGGGCTGTGCTGATGCTGATCGGGCTGATGATGGCGGCCGCCGGCGCGGTGGCGCTGGCATCCTGGTTGATGCCGCGCGGCGGACTGCCGACCCTGCCGTGGGTGACGGGGCAGACGTTCCTGCTGTTCGCCGGCTTGGGCATTGCCCTGCTCAGCCTGGGGATGGTCCTGTGGGGCCGCTGGCGCCGCCCCAGGCCCTGATACGTCGGTACCGAGGGGGTAGCCATGCAGAAAGTCGCGGTGGTCACGGATTCTGCGTCCAACCTGCCGGCGGAACTGGTCCAGCGCCATCACATCTTCATCGTGCCAGTCCTGCTGTACCTCGACGGCCGCGAGTTTCGCGACGGCGTGGACATCACCGCCGGCGAAATATACCGCTATATGACCGCCTCTACCAATAATCACCTGCCGAAGACAGCTTCGCCTTCGGTGGGGGAGTTCATCCGCGTCTATCATATCGCGGCACAGAACGCCGAGGAAATCGTATCCATCCATCTTTCGGCGAACCTGAGCGCCATATATCAGGTGGCCCACCTGGCCAAGGAGCAGGTTCCTGTCAAGGTGCATGTGGTGGATACGCACACCGCGGCCATGGGCTGTGGGTTCGCGGTGCTGGAGGCGGCGCGGCTGGCAGAACAGGGCGCCGATGCGGAGGCGGTCATCCGGCGCGCCCAGGAGATCGCCGGCAAGGTGCGGGTCATCGCCATGCTGCCGCGCCTGGATTACCTGCAGAAAGGCGGCCATGTGCCGGCGGTGGCGGCGCTGGCCGGCTCGGCACTGAAAATCTGCCCTATCCTGACCGTGGCCCATGACCAGGCGCGCGTGGTCGAACTGCCCCGCACGCAGGAACGCGCCGTGCGCCGCATACTGGAAATGCTCGAGCGCGATGCAAAGGACCGGCCGGTGCATGTGGCGGTGATGCACGCCGGCGTCCCCGACCAGGCCGAAGAACTGCGCCGCGAGGTGGCGGAGCGCGTACAGTGCGTCGAGCTGTTTACCACCGAATTCACGCCTGTGATGGGCACGCATACCGGCCCGGGTGTGCTAGGCCTGGCCTATTACGTGGAAGATGGGGATAAACCGCGCGGATAGGGGGTGGGCGCGATGCGCAGGGTAGCGATAGTGACCGACTCTTCGTCCAATCTGCCGGCGGATATCGTCGAACGCTACTCCATTATCGTGGTGCCATTGATCCTGCAGGTGGAGGGCCGGACCTATCGGGACGGGGTGGACCTGACGGCCGATGAGGTGTACGCGTACATGCGCGCCCACACCGACGGCGCCCTGCCCACCACTGCCTCCCCTTCCCCGGACGCCTTTCTGCAGGCCTATGCCGCCGCCGGCCGGCTGGCGCCGGAGGTCGTCTCCATCCATGTTTCATCCCGTCTGAGCGGCAC is a genomic window containing:
- a CDS encoding DegV family protein; translated protein: MQKVAVVTDSASNLPAELVQRHHIFIVPVLLYLDGREFRDGVDITAGEIYRYMTASTNNHLPKTASPSVGEFIRVYHIAAQNAEEIVSIHLSANLSAIYQVAHLAKEQVPVKVHVVDTHTAAMGCGFAVLEAARLAEQGADAEAVIRRAQEIAGKVRVIAMLPRLDYLQKGGHVPAVAALAGSALKICPILTVAHDQARVVELPRTQERAVRRILEMLERDAKDRPVHVAVMHAGVPDQAEELRREVAERVQCVELFTTEFTPVMGTHTGPGVLGLAYYVEDGDKPRG
- a CDS encoding DegV family EDD domain-containing protein, coding for MRRVAIVTDSSSNLPADIVERYSIIVVPLILQVEGRTYRDGVDLTADEVYAYMRAHTDGALPTTASPSPDAFLQAYAAAGRLAPEVVSIHVSSRLSGTYQTAVLASRLIDVPVHVVDSRRAAMACGFMVMAAARAAA